Within Metabacillus sp. KUDC1714, the genomic segment AATAGTCCGATGAAGAGAAGTGCCCATGCACCAGACCATCTTGCAGCTTTCATCGTTGAAACGGTATAAAAACGGACAATAACATGAGGGAGTCCTGCTGTTCCTGCCATTAATGTAAACATTAGCGCTAGGAACTGCCACTTCGTACCATTTGTAAAGGGAGCAAAATATTCTGAGATACCTAGCTGTCGATCTAGTTCACCCATTTCTTCTACAATTTTACCGTAGGATAGCCAAGGGGCTGGGTTGCTCGTAATTTGAAGTGACATAAAAATAACAGGAATTAGATATGCAATGATTAAAATTAAGTACTGAGCAACCTGTGTCCAGGTAATCCCCTTCATTCCACCGAAGGCCGCGTAAAATGCGATTAAAACAACGCCAATCATCGTGCCAATTTTTGCATCAATTTCAAAAAGACGCCCGATAACAACTCCTGATCCAGATAATTGCCCAATTGAATAGGTGAAACTAATGATAATTGTACAAATCGCTGCAATGACACGTGCTGCATGGCTATTATAGCGATCCCCAATAAATTCAGGTACAGTGTAGCGACCATATTTCCTTAGCTGAGGCGCTAATAGAAAGGTAAGGAGTAAATATCCACCAGTCCAGCCCATAATATAAGCAAGTCCATCAAACCCTAGCAACATAATCGTTCCAGCCATACCGATAAAGGATGCTGCACTCATCCAGTCAGCACCAATCGCCATTCCATTAAAAATAGGTGGCACACCACGCCCTGCTACATAAAAATCTGAAGTTTCTTTAGCAGTATTATAAATTGCAATACCAATATATAAAGCAAATGTTAACAGAATGATAGTTAAAGAAACGATAAATTGTGTGTCCAATCAAGATCCCCCTTATT encodes:
- a CDS encoding sodium:solute symporter family protein, whose protein sequence is MDTQFIVSLTIILLTFALYIGIAIYNTAKETSDFYVAGRGVPPIFNGMAIGADWMSAASFIGMAGTIMLLGFDGLAYIMGWTGGYLLLTFLLAPQLRKYGRYTVPEFIGDRYNSHAARVIAAICTIIISFTYSIGQLSGSGVVIGRLFEIDAKIGTMIGVVLIAFYAAFGGMKGITWTQVAQYLILIIAYLIPVIFMSLQITSNPAPWLSYGKIVEEMGELDRQLGISEYFAPFTNGTKWQFLALMFTLMAGTAGLPHVIVRFYTVSTMKAARWSGAWALLFIGLLYLSAPAYAAFSRFILMTNVAGKKLSELPAWTESWVNTGKLQIADGNGDGILQWSELIISNDIVVMATPEIANLGMFVIGLVAAGAMAAALSTAGGLMIAISSSFAHDIYYRVLKPNASEKNRLAVARWSIVIATLFAGLIALNPPGAITQIVAWAFALASGTFFPALLIGVWWKRSNTQGVISGMLVGLAVTLIYIFASKYGGFTIAGIIDTGAGVFGATAAILTNIIVSLATKAPSIETQEEVLNLRYPEQMTYKDGEVWMDK